Below is a genomic region from Nilaparvata lugens isolate BPH chromosome 3, ASM1435652v1, whole genome shotgun sequence.
atggaaaaatacattttcaagttgttcgatgtttttgaacgggtagtatcatAGTCACCtccaaaggtgcgtacagactttcgctctgctccgcaaccgaacgtcactccagcagagcgattgatgatcgaccggcgagcaagagtggttctaccggggaacgcgagaagatctaacatcttccgtaacgttcatgatgggtgcatgggcggcgcgactgtggttcgatggaggaacgagggcggtacgagggaggagcgtgctcggtgcgggttggaagagcgtatatgtgtacgcagctttatacaGGTGTTTATgaggtggctatggtagtattatagtcaactgtctactaacgttgatggaaagatacatttttaagatgttcgatgattttgaacgggtagtattatagtccactagacagctgatgtatgataaataattcgatagtctgattttcacggtaatattggcgtatgaaggaggctacttcttccttttatattatccttgaaatgcaaaatttccaaaaagcatgtatatacttcgacgcgcattttaaaaaggaaaatatctgtcaaatttcatgaaaatctattaccgcgtttcgccgtaaatgccccacatataaacattaagagaaattctaaaccgtcgacttgaatcttaaggtgcgtacagatatacgcgccgcgaacataagcaattcacttttaatcagctgactatatctgtatttttacagaaacggtaagatacagttataaaaagcttggcatcagctgattaaaagtgaattgctcatgttcgcggcgcgtatatctgtacgcacctttagacctcacttcgctcggtcaataattaattattccacaatgttaaaagacgatatggcaacagagcaaagcgagaaagatatagcgctatcagctttgttgaatgatagacaaggatagcaataccattgctaatcaaacactgccattataacgcggacctcactatagaacttgTACTTTCTTCTTCGTTTTTTTAACTGGAACTACCGAATGGAATAGTGGCGCTACTCACCTGTTCTGGGCACATAGATGTTGAGATAGAGACAGTCTTCACTCTGGTTGAGCAGGAGCGGTAGTAACCGCTCAAGGTGGGCGAGTCGGCCGCGCGGCAGCCTTAGCAACGCCTCGCTGCGGTTACTAATGTCCGGCTGCCGCTGCGGACACACCGGCGAGAACGCGTCCGCCAGTCGCGGCGTGCGCCACATCGATGGTGTCACCGGTGGCATGTACCTTCAACCAATATCGATGATCTCaggtgaaaattgaaattaaattactGTACATAAATCACTTGAGCATAGATTAAATCttcatttaataaatattatatataatatcatGAAGAAGGATATCATTTCTAATCAAATAAATTAACATTTACTCGATTTTTATGTATGTATATTAGTTCAAGTGTAGTagaatatacttatatttattttttgtaaagttttttttattttgttttggcaaataaaattcattcattcattcaaggaataaggatatcatttcattattatctccaataaaataaattaacatttccTCAATTGTTATGTATGTATCTTAGTTTAAGTGCAGtcgcatatacttatatttatttttttgtgaagtttttttttgtattttgtttttggcaaataaaattcattcattcaaaagaaaaaaatcgAAAATGCAAAGTTGAATAGAAAATTCTCAACAAAAACTGTTAATTACATatgaaaaacattaataatacaTGGTCTAATTGGTTCATTTCGAAATGTGACTCTcatcacggtatatagaagaagacggtatgtgtcacgcgcatgtttgtgctaaatttccggtgtagctgacgtatttttttatccaatcatctgtttccaacaaataagttttataaattgccaataggtgttgaaaacttcgtttggtggcgatgacgcaaacTATCtgggtggcgatgacgcaaacTATCTGGTTGGCTACTGCACAaacatttcatgacccctaccgttttcatctaaataccgtgactCTCATAACCCATATTACAAttcatattgatattttattgaatcaaatttacAGTACTTACTAATTATAAGCAACAATATTACAAAGCTCAACAGCTTTTTGAGTAACTCTTATTTTTGTTCCAATTTTATGTTCGCCatcactctttctttctcttttcattcttcctctctttcttctacaCTTATTCAGCATATTCTTTTATCATTAGATTATATAAATtcgaattcaatttcaaaattctatttattcaaactcacaatattcacattcagaatcaataagaaaaacaaaacactcagctcagtaagataaaaaataattaatggaagattaataaaataaatactggtatgttttattagaaatacggtaaatttgtgaattggaataaaaaatactacctGCTGGAAGTAAACAATACTCCACGTTTGCaagcaggaatgaatatcacctcaactaattttaaatgcatgaataaaaggagaaagaaaaagaaaagagaaagaaaagactaGCAACCATTCACTCTCACATTCACTCACCTTGCACACTTTCCAATAACAGCTCATCTTACTAATGCTTATTGCCAGCCaccaaaattacatttttaaacTACGAAATAACATTAAATAAGGATTCTAAATGATCAGGCATAAGACCTCTGAGCCATCTAAGaattctttttttgaaaagaagttGATTTTGAACCCTCTTGATTTCAATTGATATAAATTCTTATTTCATCTTTTGTAAGTTCTTAATGACtcatattgaattatattagcaactctcacctgcgcaaaggattttccttgcaggtgattggtttcttatattttgctgaaagttttgtttttttgttcatGTATTGTTTTGAAGAACCAATgaagaattttttatttgatttgatgttgTTTGTAATGATGttgttgaatgaatgaatggaaatgaGTGAAATACAGACGGATAGTCTTGTAGGGGGGTTTCCTTGCATATTTTATAATACGTTTGTGTTATGTAACACTTCTGTAATTATTtgggaaataaataatttttgaatttgaatttgaaatgcttGACATACCTCAACGCGCCCGTGGGCGGAGTGGCGTACGGCACGCCGAGAAAGGCCTCGACGGGCGGCTGTTGCAGCAGTAGGCCTCGCAGCGGCCCGTACTTGGTCCGCACAAGGCGCGTACTGTACTTGAACGCCTCGAGGCTCGCCTCCAGGCAAACCGGCAACAGCGCCGCGCAAACAACCAGCAAGAGCGCTACCGCCCCCGGGCCCTGCCACCTCACGCAGCCGCCTCCCATGGCACCCGCCCGCCGCCCCACGAGGCCATCGACCTCACGATCCACACCACCAACGATGCCGCCTCCAACACCACCTGGAAccacacaaaaaatgaaaaaaattagttAAATTCCGGGATTAGTTCGAAACGTTTGCAAGATGTGGATGAATTGAGATCCCATTACACAGTCATAGCAGTCAATTAACAATAAGACATTATAAAGTAACAATAGATTGTTGATCTTTGATCTCCTTGATATCAGAGGTCCTTCCGTATCCTTCCATATTtggttgaccgagcgaagtgaggtctaagattcaagtcgacggtttggcatttctcttaatgtttaaatgttcaaatttttatatgttcatatatttttatgttgcgcatttacggcgaaacgcggtaatagattttcattaaatttgacagatatgttcctttttaaatcgcgcgtcgacgtatatacaaggtgtttggaaattttgcatttcaaggataatttataaaatgaataaggagccttcttcatacgccaatattaccgtaaaaatcagactatagaattattcatcataaatcagctgtctagtggactataatactacccgttcaaaaacatcgaacatcttgaaaatgtatcattccattaacgttagtaaacagttgactataacaaaacccgttcaaaaacatcgaacaacttgaaaattgtatctttccatcaacgttgtagacagttgcagccagacctgataacagcgctcacactcacattccgggacgacacgtcatggtacgatataggacagaaagctctatgctTATTTAGGATcctttctagacattttaaattgataaattatttattaattttcgagaaaacataacaacaggttaatgtaactcactgagcgcgaggtccactgttcacagaactactagttaaaggTCTTTCAGCCGATAAGGATCCTATTACACAGTCATAGCAGTCGAATAACAATAAGTCATTACAATAGATTGTTGACCTTTGATCTTCTTCATATCAAAGGTCCATATATCCTTAATATCCATATCCCATATCAAATATCCATATCCTGCATATCTAGTTGACATGGTCCCATATCAAATATCCATATCCTGCATATCTAGTTGACATGGTCCCATATCAAATATCCATATCCTGCATATCTAGTTGACATGGTCCCATATCAAATATCCATATCCTGCATATCTAGTTGACATGGTCCCATATCAATATCCATATCCTGCATATCTAGTTGACATGGTCCCATATCAAATATCCATATCCTGCATATCTAGTTGACATGGTCCCATATCAAATATCCATATCCTGCATATCTAGTTGACATGGTCCCATATCAAATATCCATATCCTGCATATCTAGTTGACATGGTCCCATATCAAATATCCATATCCTGCATATCTAGTTGACATGGTCCCATATCAAATATCCATATCCTGCATATCTAGTTGACATGGTCCCATATCAAAATCCATATCCTGCATATCTAGTTGACATGGTCCCATATCAATATCCATATCCTGCATATCTAGTTGACATGGTCCCATATCAAATATCCATATCCTGCATATCTAGTTGACATGGTCCCATATCAAATATCCATATCCTGCATATCTAGTTGACATGGTCCCATATCAAATATCCATATCCTGCATATCTAGTTGACATGGTACCATATCAAATATCCATATCCTGCATATCTAGTTGACATGGTCCCATATCAAATATCCATATCCTGCATATCTAGTTGACATGGTCCCATATCAAATATCCATATCCTGCATATCTAGTTGACATGGTCCCATATCAAATATCCATATCCTGCATATCTAGTTGACATGGTCCCATATCAAATATCCATATCCTGCATATCTAGTTGACATGGTCCCATATCAAATATCCATATCCTGCATATCTAGTTGACATGGTCCCATATCAAATATCCATATCCTGCATATCTAGTTGAAGGTAATTCAGCCGATTGTCTCGAATAGTCGAATAGTTTACaactcaaaatatcaaaaatatccaCAGACATACTACAGACGGACAAGTTCAGAAATGAACATGCTCTACTCACATAGAGTACAAACCTCGACTTATTTCGTGAGTAAGAGGCATGTGAAAATTGCAAGTCAGTCATATTATGGAAAACATAGCagtcatattgtgttgattatCATTACACAGATAAGGATGCATGGATGAATATTATGACCAATATTTGTCCATTTCTAATTGAGACTGAGGTAATGTATTCGcttcaataactattttgatTCGAGTTTGAATTCTGTTTGTCTAATCATTTTGAGTTAATAAGGTTATATAGTTAgatatcattcaaattcaaatttatttccacaaagtagGTACAAacatttaactataaaaaacaaatacaattcaccacaatcaattcaaatgaataccATTCcttactaaaaaataataaattgaacaaaaatagcATTAATACTTCTATTCCTAACTAGTAAGAGTTATaattatagagaaacaatagcataagtagatatcccatggtatagggcgtttttgtcgcaacttctactgttatctcaagcttaTAGTCCACGTACTTCttccctgtgaagctttatgacgctggtagtccctcatattgtgccgttcatacactcttacccggtcaa
It encodes:
- the LOC120350722 gene encoding neuroligin-4, X-linked-like (The sequence of the model RefSeq protein was modified relative to this genomic sequence to represent the inferred CDS: added 37 bases not found in genome assembly), with translation MDIKDIWTFDMKKIKGGVGGGIVGGVDREVDGLVGRRAGAMGGGCVRWQGPGAVALLLVVCAALLPVCLEASLEAFKYSTRLVRTKYGPLRGLLLQQPPVEAFLGVPYATPPTGALRYMPPVTPSMWRTPRLADAFSPVCPQRQPDISNRSEALLRLPRGRLAHLERLLPLLLNQSEDCLYLNIYVPRTGSPSDHQGAIPCLLYVHGESYEWNSGNPYDGSVLASHGHIIVVTINFRLGILGFLKTGSRGSAQGNFGLMDVVAGLHWLRENLPAFGGDPERITLMGHGTGAALANYIAVSPVAKELLHRVILLSGSG